One Calditrichia bacterium DNA window includes the following coding sequences:
- a CDS encoding DUF4397 domain-containing protein has product MMKFFRSFMFAMISLMLIGGGAAAQTARLQVIHNAADPAAAVVDVYLNGGILLDDFAFRAATGFIDAPANTPLNIGVAPGNSGSAADTLKNFVVTLAENETYIAVANGVLDPNSFAANPDGRSTAFTLFVNPAARETSSGSDVEFTVLHGASDAPTVDVNARNVTTLVNDAAYGDFTEYIPVPAGAYLLDVTDATGTVRVATFDADLSGLGGGAAAVFASGFLNPAQNQNGESFGIFAALANGLVVELPLVTTARLQVIHNAADPAAASVDVYLNDGLLLDNFAFRAATPFIDAPAGEVINVGVAAGNSGSVADTLKNFALTLTPGESYIAFANGVLDPNSFAANPDGRSTAFTLFIDAMAQEAAINASNVEFIVLHGASDAPTVDVTARDVATLVDDAAYGDIARGQDYISVPAASYILDVTDATGTVYVASFGADLSGLAGGAAAVFASGFLNPAQNQNGEGFGIFAALPDGNVVEFPLLDTARLQVIHNAADPAAAAVDVYLNGGLLLDDFAFRTATPFIDAPALTELNIGVAAGNSGSVADTLKNFPAVLLGGATYVAIANGVLDPNSFAANPDGRSTAFTLFINDRGREVSDASGETQLFVVHGATDAPTVDVYARDVAQLVNNAAYSDFTPYLSVPAINYTLDITDAGNTTKIFKYTAPLSAFPDSALTVLASGFVDPSANQNGEAFALIAVTASGNAIPLPVVTGIETVEPGVAKSYSLEQNYPNPFNPSTTIAFALPESQKISLKIFDITGKEIATLISGDRPAGSYQITFDASNLASGIYFYQLNAGSFSATKRMMLIK; this is encoded by the coding sequence ATGATGAAATTTTTTCGCAGTTTTATGTTTGCGATGATATCGCTGATGTTGATCGGCGGTGGCGCTGCGGCGCAAACCGCAAGATTGCAAGTGATACACAATGCAGCGGATCCCGCCGCCGCAGTTGTGGATGTTTATTTGAATGGCGGTATTTTGCTGGATGACTTCGCGTTTCGCGCAGCAACAGGATTTATCGATGCTCCGGCAAATACGCCGTTGAACATCGGCGTTGCGCCGGGGAACAGCGGTTCGGCTGCCGATACGCTCAAAAATTTTGTGGTTACGCTGGCGGAAAATGAGACGTATATCGCCGTTGCCAACGGCGTGCTCGATCCCAACAGCTTTGCGGCAAATCCCGATGGACGCAGCACCGCGTTTACGCTGTTCGTAAATCCTGCTGCCCGTGAGACATCGTCGGGTTCGGATGTTGAGTTTACCGTGCTGCATGGCGCATCCGACGCACCAACAGTTGATGTTAACGCACGCAATGTTACGACATTGGTGAACGATGCCGCATACGGCGATTTCACCGAATACATTCCCGTGCCCGCCGGAGCGTATTTGCTGGACGTGACCGATGCCACCGGAACCGTTCGCGTGGCAACATTTGACGCCGATTTATCCGGTTTGGGCGGCGGCGCTGCGGCTGTTTTTGCTTCAGGATTTCTGAACCCTGCCCAAAATCAGAATGGGGAAAGCTTCGGTATTTTTGCCGCATTGGCCAATGGATTAGTTGTCGAATTGCCGTTGGTGACCACCGCACGGTTGCAGGTGATTCACAACGCCGCAGATCCGGCAGCCGCATCCGTTGATGTGTATTTGAACGACGGATTGTTGCTCGACAATTTCGCATTCCGCGCAGCCACGCCGTTTATCGATGCACCGGCCGGCGAAGTGATCAACGTTGGCGTTGCCGCCGGAAACAGTGGTTCCGTTGCGGATACGCTCAAAAATTTCGCGCTGACGCTCACGCCCGGCGAAAGCTACATCGCATTTGCCAACGGCGTGCTCGATCCCAACAGCTTTGCGGCAAATCCGGACGGACGCAGCACTGCATTCACATTGTTCATCGATGCGATGGCGCAGGAAGCGGCAATCAACGCATCGAATGTGGAATTTATTGTGCTGCACGGCGCATCCGACGCGCCCACCGTTGACGTAACCGCCCGCGATGTGGCAACACTGGTGGATGACGCCGCATACGGCGATATTGCACGTGGTCAGGATTATATTTCCGTTCCCGCAGCCAGTTACATTCTGGACGTAACTGACGCTACCGGAACGGTTTACGTTGCCTCGTTCGGTGCAGATTTATCCGGTTTGGCAGGCGGCGCGGCAGCGGTTTTTGCATCCGGATTTTTGAATCCGGCACAGAATCAAAATGGCGAAGGCTTCGGTATTTTCGCGGCGCTGCCCGATGGCAACGTTGTTGAATTCCCGCTGCTGGACACAGCACGGTTGCAGGTGATTCACAACGCAGCAGATCCGGCAGCCGCAGCCGTGGATGTATATCTGAACGGCGGATTGCTGCTCGATGATTTTGCATTCCGCACCGCCACGCCGTTTATCGATGCGCCTGCGTTGACCGAATTGAACATCGGCGTTGCTGCCGGAAACAGCGGCTCGGTTGCCGATACGCTCAAAAATTTCCCGGCAGTTTTGTTGGGTGGCGCAACGTATGTGGCAATCGCCAACGGCGTGCTCGATCCGAACAGTTTTGCCGCAAATCCGGACGGACGCAGCACCGCATTCACGCTGTTTATCAACGATCGCGGTCGTGAAGTATCCGACGCATCCGGCGAAACACAATTGTTTGTGGTGCACGGCGCAACCGATGCTCCGACGGTAGATGTGTATGCGCGGGACGTTGCGCAACTTGTTAATAATGCTGCATATAGCGACTTCACCCCGTATCTGTCTGTTCCGGCAATCAACTACACGCTGGACATTACCGATGCCGGAAACACGACCAAAATCTTCAAATACACCGCGCCGTTGAGCGCATTTCCGGACAGCGCACTCACTGTTTTGGCATCCGGATTTGTCGATCCGTCGGCAAACCAGAACGGCGAAGCATTCGCACTGATTGCCGTTACCGCATCCGGAAATGCCATTCCGCTGCCGGTGGTCACGGGCATCGAAACCGTGGAGCCGGGCGTTGCAAAATCGTATTCGCTGGAGCAAAACTACCCGAATCCGTTCAACCCGTCCACCACGATTGCATTCGCTTTGCCGGAATCACAAAAAATATCGCTGAAGATATTTGACATCACTGGCAAAGAAATTGCAACACTGATCAGCGGCGACCGCCCCGCAGGCAGTTACCAGATCACTTTCGATGCGTCGAATTTGGCATCCGGCATCTATTTTTATCAGTTGAACGCCGGCAGTTTTTCCGCCACCAAACGCATGATGTTGATTAAATAA
- a CDS encoding NAD(P)H-dependent oxidoreductase, giving the protein MKKYLNNSRNVRVVAISGSLRNGSYTSASLRVALKGAEMEGAEIEMIDLRQYNLVFFGQVEETDYPPDVLQLREKVRDAQGILLGTPEYHAGLSGVLKNALDLMSFDEFEGKMLGLIGVSGGNMGAINALNSLRTIGRNLHAWVLPQQVSVPEAYKYFTEDGKISNRNYEKRLLEVGQLVTRFAKLLELQKDQEFVKLWEGLPENPGGRKPT; this is encoded by the coding sequence TTGAAAAAGTATCTCAATAATTCACGAAATGTGCGAGTGGTGGCAATTTCCGGCAGTTTGCGAAACGGTAGTTATACCAGTGCCTCCCTGAGAGTTGCACTAAAAGGCGCGGAAATGGAAGGCGCGGAAATCGAGATGATCGATTTACGGCAATACAATCTGGTGTTTTTCGGGCAGGTGGAGGAAACGGATTATCCACCAGATGTATTGCAATTGCGAGAGAAAGTCCGAGATGCGCAGGGCATTTTGCTCGGTACACCGGAGTATCACGCCGGGCTAAGCGGCGTTCTCAAAAACGCACTGGATTTAATGAGTTTTGACGAATTCGAAGGAAAAATGCTCGGACTGATTGGCGTTTCCGGCGGCAATATGGGTGCGATAAATGCGCTGAACAGCCTGCGAACCATCGGGCGAAACCTGCATGCATGGGTGCTGCCGCAACAAGTTTCCGTGCCGGAAGCTTACAAATATTTCACCGAAGATGGAAAAATCAGCAACCGCAATTATGAAAAACGCCTGCTGGAAGTCGGGCAGTTGGTCACCCGTTTTGCCAAATTACTGGAACTGCAGAAAGATCAGGAATTTGTGAAACTTTGGGAAGGTTTGCCGGAAAATCCCGGTGGTCGCAAACCAACCTGA
- a CDS encoding T9SS type A sorting domain-containing protein — MRKQLLKTAAMMLALTGLAFGQLFPWDAPEITATGENEQRFSAEAAVTDSFWLPTSLDNVAVNDIVFNAQGHIFVATHGDGIFRSTNNGQSWTNLGSGLSTGGILSLAVDDTGWVYAGTFGDGIFRSTDNGDTWEIASTGILSPFVFTLQKGINGELFAGTLLDGVFRSSNRGGSWELLDLGLPSPATVYDLQIAASGEIFAAVSNVGIFRSGNDGLEWNTTGLGLEGVDIRTLLAKPNGELFAGAWAQGVFILPPNNGIWSQTTLSNIHIMDLVTAPNGDLFAATHGSGVAVSGDNGITWELPVGGLFSAGVWSLAISPDGYLYAGTSGNGIFRTFIPLPPTAIDTPENEPLPNQFTLQQNYPNPFNPTTMIPFQLSQSANVTLRIVDLTGRTVAELLNGRKPAGSHEIEFFAGNIGSGIYFYVLTVDGVRESRRMILLK, encoded by the coding sequence ATGCGAAAGCAATTGTTGAAAACAGCAGCGATGATGTTGGCGTTGACCGGATTGGCATTCGGGCAGCTTTTTCCATGGGATGCACCGGAAATTACAGCAACCGGCGAAAATGAACAGCGTTTTTCCGCCGAAGCAGCGGTAACGGATTCCTTTTGGCTGCCAACCTCGCTCGATAACGTTGCTGTCAACGACATCGTTTTTAATGCACAGGGGCATATTTTTGTTGCTACACATGGCGACGGTATTTTTCGCTCCACCAATAACGGCCAAAGCTGGACGAATCTGGGCAGCGGATTATCGACCGGCGGTATTTTGAGTTTGGCAGTGGACGACACCGGTTGGGTGTATGCCGGCACCTTCGGCGATGGGATTTTTCGCTCCACCGATAACGGCGATACATGGGAAATCGCCTCAACAGGTATTTTATCCCCGTTTGTTTTTACCCTCCAAAAAGGCATCAACGGCGAGCTGTTTGCCGGAACATTGCTGGACGGCGTATTTCGCAGCAGCAACCGTGGCGGAAGCTGGGAATTGCTCGATTTGGGATTACCATCTCCCGCAACGGTTTACGATTTGCAAATAGCCGCCAGCGGCGAAATTTTTGCAGCGGTGAGCAATGTCGGCATTTTCCGCTCCGGCAACGACGGACTGGAATGGAACACCACCGGTCTCGGGCTGGAAGGTGTAGACATCCGCACGTTGCTGGCCAAACCGAATGGCGAATTATTTGCCGGCGCATGGGCGCAGGGCGTATTTATTCTGCCGCCCAACAACGGCATTTGGAGCCAAACCACGTTGTCCAACATTCATATTATGGATTTGGTCACCGCGCCAAACGGCGATTTATTCGCGGCAACTCACGGTTCCGGCGTTGCTGTTTCCGGCGATAACGGCATCACATGGGAACTGCCGGTTGGCGGATTATTTAGCGCTGGCGTGTGGTCGTTAGCCATCAGCCCCGATGGATATTTATATGCCGGAACCAGTGGTAATGGCATATTTCGCACCTTTATTCCCCTGCCGCCAACGGCAATTGACACTCCTGAAAACGAGCCGTTACCGAATCAGTTTACATTGCAGCAAAATTACCCGAATCCGTTTAACCCGACGACAATGATCCCATTTCAGCTATCGCAATCGGCAAATGTAACGCTGCGCATTGTCGATTTGACCGGCAGAACCGTGGCAGAATTGCTGAACGGACGCAAGCCCGCCGGTTCGCACGAAATTGAATTTTTCGCTGGAAATATCGGCAGCGGCATCTATTTTTATGTCCTAACGGTGGATGGCGTTCGGGAATCCCGCCGGATGATTTTGTTGAAATAA
- a CDS encoding DinB family protein: MIDLGDPYTKRPIIEALQRVRHDVTQYFGTLPTDIFWAQPQQSWSPAEHLHHLLKSARPVVLGMNLPRPILRLLFGNAERISRRYADVRKTYRTKLAGGFKSPWLFEPKRPHFSEANPELQREKLLQQWKDLCDDLISSLEKWQENDLDRYRLPHPSLGKISVREMLLFTLYHNIHHIKSVQMRLENQRVPVA, encoded by the coding sequence ATGATTGATTTGGGCGATCCCTACACCAAACGACCGATTATTGAGGCATTACAACGTGTTCGCCACGATGTAACGCAATATTTCGGGACCCTGCCAACCGATATTTTCTGGGCGCAGCCCCAACAAAGCTGGTCACCAGCGGAGCATTTGCATCATTTGCTCAAATCTGCCCGGCCGGTGGTGCTGGGGATGAACCTACCCCGCCCAATTCTCCGGTTGTTATTCGGCAACGCCGAACGAATTTCCCGCCGTTATGCGGACGTCCGCAAAACCTACCGGACAAAATTGGCCGGCGGTTTTAAATCCCCGTGGCTTTTTGAGCCGAAACGCCCGCATTTTTCCGAAGCAAATCCCGAATTACAACGCGAAAAATTATTGCAGCAGTGGAAAGACCTCTGTGATGATTTGATCAGCAGCCTCGAAAAATGGCAGGAAAACGATCTCGATCGCTACCGGCTACCACATCCGAGCCTCGGAAAAATTTCTGTGCGGGAAATGTTGTTGTTCACGTTGTATCACAATATTCACCATATCAAATCTGTTCAAATGCGGCTGGAAAACCAACGCGTTCCGGTAGCTTAA
- a CDS encoding carboxypeptidase regulatory-like domain-containing protein — protein MKSVLMKAVLLLGIVTLPMFGASISGTVTDAINGTPLNGALVMALGYNTNGDSLFYETTTGFDGGYLIENMADGEYFISADLNGYIRQQAGGILLSGNTQLQIDFTLSPVGTLNNRFSGKVQNAITGEFIADALISLQQNGAISYQQMTDAGGNFAFDDVEIGQYLVVVEKDSFQTSPFISLYFDVNTQINNFFIQLTPVGVPTGLGSLTGVITDSATGLPVYPAFVEVHGNTPIGDSLFFLEVNQPSGIYYFTGIPAGTYYGSVFAPGYENQNFGPVVLQDNRVDTLNFALAVEPTPLIGTISGNVKYDSSGAPVANAFIELLNVNGNIIDRAFTDFQGNYSITTLTGDYYVAVRVGLDTMGTTSSYREFYDDVQTFNEATVVTVTENAITDGIDFGVPESATSGGSATLSGTVRENDPNGSAIYPTFIELIPIDTPSGFPIEPVTNNPDGSYSVPNIEPGLYMIFANANGYQPFHSPELVITSGENQFDILLESLFNGPTGWITGQVTFDGSGTPVNGAVIELIGGNVNFSAVTNPQGFYAVQAPEGDYVVAATYYAMDSLNIFPMFYREYFDDAQTLAEATPVSVVANDTTGNINFGVPDSIPPINATFTGTVTDDSGNPIEGALVTIEGSFFGFPIFNDSLIFRSVTDNAGNYSITANTGLLPFNVFSASAGADGYRIEYWEEQPAKYLADPIFVTGDTLIQNVNFTLSESTVGENSISGFVLGGNGFALNNATVIATSIDHGLMFMAQSDSSGFYTISGLEAGEYAVLFAADGYVPEFYNDVLVWEDATPVPAFGNVFSVDAFLTPANIAPATNAMMTGAITDDFGEPVSGVLVTLMDGSGEIAGYDLSDAQGNYQMMGLHSGQLTVRASKVGYQSRTELMTYNSGNGSIMVMNLNLSATPLSVDPDDSESLPKAIALEQNYPNPFNPNTTITFALPTAQFAKLAIYNVIGQKVKELVNRELPAGTYQFNWDGTDLRGNGVSSGIYFYSLEAGDVKLVKKMMLNR, from the coding sequence ATGAAATCAGTTTTAATGAAAGCTGTTCTGTTGCTGGGTATTGTGACGCTGCCGATGTTTGGCGCCTCGATTTCCGGGACGGTAACGGATGCTATCAACGGCACACCGCTGAACGGTGCACTGGTGATGGCACTCGGTTACAACACAAACGGCGACTCGCTGTTTTACGAAACAACAACCGGTTTCGACGGCGGCTATCTTATTGAAAACATGGCAGATGGCGAATATTTTATTTCGGCAGACCTGAACGGATACATTCGCCAGCAAGCCGGTGGAATTCTGCTGAGCGGCAACACCCAGCTACAAATTGATTTTACGCTTTCGCCGGTGGGAACGCTGAACAATCGCTTTTCCGGTAAAGTGCAGAATGCAATAACCGGTGAATTTATAGCGGATGCGCTGATATCGTTGCAACAAAATGGCGCAATCAGCTATCAACAAATGACGGACGCCGGTGGAAATTTTGCATTCGATGATGTCGAAATTGGACAGTATTTAGTTGTTGTTGAAAAAGACAGCTTCCAGACATCGCCGTTCATCAGCCTTTATTTTGATGTTAACACGCAGATTAACAATTTTTTTATTCAATTAACTCCGGTTGGAGTCCCGACAGGCTTGGGCTCGCTAACCGGTGTGATCACCGATTCGGCAACCGGTTTACCGGTTTATCCCGCGTTTGTGGAAGTGCACGGCAATACACCTATCGGTGATTCGCTGTTTTTTCTCGAAGTAAATCAACCGAGTGGGATTTACTATTTTACCGGCATTCCGGCAGGCACTTATTATGGCAGCGTTTTCGCACCCGGATACGAAAACCAAAATTTTGGTCCGGTCGTGCTGCAGGATAACCGGGTCGATACGCTCAATTTTGCGCTGGCAGTAGAGCCCACGCCGTTGATTGGCACGATCTCCGGCAATGTGAAATACGATTCCAGCGGTGCCCCGGTTGCCAACGCGTTTATCGAATTGCTGAATGTAAACGGCAACATTATTGACCGCGCCTTTACCGATTTTCAAGGAAACTACTCTATTACAACACTTACCGGCGATTATTATGTCGCAGTAAGAGTCGGATTGGACACGATGGGCACAACCTCATCCTATCGCGAATTTTACGATGATGTGCAAACCTTCAACGAAGCAACAGTAGTTACCGTTACGGAAAATGCCATCACCGACGGCATCGATTTTGGTGTGCCGGAAAGCGCAACGAGCGGCGGCTCAGCCACACTTTCGGGCACCGTTCGGGAAAACGATCCAAACGGCAGCGCCATTTATCCGACCTTCATCGAACTGATTCCGATCGATACACCGAGCGGTTTTCCGATCGAGCCGGTCACCAATAACCCCGATGGCAGCTACAGCGTCCCAAATATCGAACCCGGTCTGTACATGATTTTTGCGAATGCAAACGGATATCAGCCCTTTCATTCGCCGGAATTGGTAATTACTTCCGGCGAAAATCAGTTTGACATTCTCCTGGAATCGCTGTTCAACGGCCCCACCGGTTGGATCACCGGTCAGGTGACTTTCGACGGCAGCGGCACTCCGGTGAACGGCGCAGTTATCGAGCTGATCGGCGGAAATGTAAACTTTAGCGCAGTCACAAACCCTCAGGGATTTTACGCCGTGCAGGCGCCGGAGGGCGATTATGTTGTGGCAGCTACATATTACGCGATGGATTCGCTAAACATATTCCCAATGTTTTATCGCGAATATTTTGATGACGCGCAAACGCTCGCCGAAGCAACCCCGGTTTCTGTCGTCGCGAACGACACAACGGGCAACATCAATTTTGGCGTACCGGATTCGATTCCGCCGATCAATGCAACCTTCACGGGAACCGTTACAGATGATTCGGGCAATCCTATTGAAGGCGCATTGGTGACCATCGAGGGCAGTTTTTTCGGCTTCCCGATATTCAACGATTCGCTGATTTTCCGCAGCGTTACAGATAACGCCGGCAACTACAGCATCACCGCAAACACCGGATTACTACCATTTAACGTATTCAGCGCATCTGCCGGCGCAGATGGTTATCGCATCGAATATTGGGAAGAGCAGCCGGCAAAATATCTGGCAGACCCCATTTTTGTCACCGGCGATACGCTCATCCAAAACGTCAATTTCACACTCAGCGAAAGCACCGTTGGAGAAAATAGCATCAGCGGATTTGTGCTCGGCGGAAACGGGTTCGCATTAAATAACGCAACCGTAATCGCCACCAGCATCGATCACGGCCTGATGTTCATGGCGCAGAGTGATTCCAGTGGATTTTACACAATTTCGGGTTTGGAAGCGGGTGAATACGCCGTATTGTTCGCCGCCGATGGCTACGTTCCGGAATTTTACAACGATGTGCTGGTTTGGGAAGATGCCACACCGGTACCGGCATTCGGAAATGTGTTCAGCGTCGATGCGTTTCTGACACCCGCGAATATCGCGCCAGCCACCAACGCGATGATGACCGGCGCAATCACCGATGATTTCGGCGAGCCGGTTTCCGGCGTGCTGGTGACGTTGATGGATGGCAGCGGCGAAATTGCCGGTTACGATCTCAGCGATGCTCAGGGCAATTATCAGATGATGGGCTTACACAGCGGACAATTGACCGTTCGCGCCAGCAAAGTCGGCTACCAAAGCCGCACGGAATTGATGACGTACAACAGTGGCAACGGCTCAATTATGGTCATGAATTTGAACCTTTCCGCAACGCCGCTGAGCGTAGATCCGGACGACAGCGAATCGCTGCCGAAAGCCATCGCGCTGGAACAAAATTACCCGAACCCGTTCAACCCGAACACGACCATCACATTTGCACTGCCGACAGCGCAATTTGCCAAATTGGCGATTTACAACGTGATCGGTCAAAAGGTGAAAGAACTGGTTAATCGCGAATTACCGGCGGGAACCTATCAATTTAATTGGGACGGCACCGACCTGCGCGGCAACGGCGTTTCATCGGGAATTTATTTCTACTCGCTGGAAGCCGGCGATGTAAAGCTGGTGAAAAAGATGATGCTAAACCGTTGA
- a CDS encoding M28 family peptidase, producing MLAQDAPDAPDAGEAQFLTNVRQLIIDGKRSGEGYFSPDGQYMVFQSEREPENPFFQIYMLDFESGETWRVSPGTGKTTCAFIRPGKNEVLFGSTHMDPDAVAKQKAEIEMRESGKQRRYSWDYDEHMDIFVSDMKGGNIRQLTKARGYDAEASYSPDGKKIVFSSMRSAFENKKMSAEDQKRMEIDPAYFGEIYIMDADGSNQKRLTNTPGYDGGPFFSPDGQRIIWRRFDDEGMIADVYTMKIDGSDLQKLTSFESMSWAPYFHPTGEYVIFTTNKLGFANFELYIVDAAGKKQPVRVSFTDGFDGLPVFTPDGQNLVWTAARTADGKSQLFMGKWNHEAALAALKAAPERMEKTAGNFSGEMKKFALDHVKRVDESGMAKDTPVDFAVSPTSFSPEISEADLKGLVGYLAADQLEGRMTGSSGSKKAAEFSAAYFKGLGLKPAGENGTFFQEFPFTSGVKALPAENSLKVTAGAKSTDFALDSDFRPLGFTANDAAEGDVVFAGYGLRIPGEPGKGYDSYAGLDVKDKIVLVLRYTPEDVSMERRQELNRYAGLRYKALLARENGAKGLLVVTGPNSPNAGELVPLSFDQSLGNSGLPVASINLDVANALFAAAGKDLKTVQTELDRENFHFEGSFAMSGAAVSMKTGVERQISNDNNVFAMLPPAGDAKAAEYVLVGAHYDHLGYGDNNSLAKNEERGQIHNGADDNASGTALVLEVAAALAKQRAENPENFKRGIIFALWSGEELGIVGSSYFAENPTVPMENIVGYLNFDMVGRLRENTLYLQGIGSSDVWKKLLERRNVMAGFNLSLSDDPYQPTDVTAIYPKGVPVLGFFTGAHAEYHRPVDDTETLNYDGLKRITGFAKNIAYDMVKEEARPAYVKVERKVEERGDRASLRAYLGTVPDYVADIEGVKLSDVKAGGPADKAGVRGGDIIVGLAGQNITNIYDYTYALDAIKVGQATEIIVMRGSEKLTMTIVPESRQ from the coding sequence ATGCTGGCGCAAGATGCACCGGACGCGCCTGATGCCGGCGAAGCGCAATTTCTCACCAATGTTCGCCAATTGATTATTGATGGCAAACGTTCCGGCGAAGGCTATTTTTCGCCAGACGGCCAATACATGGTTTTCCAAAGCGAGCGTGAACCGGAAAATCCGTTTTTCCAGATTTACATGCTCGATTTCGAAAGCGGGGAAACCTGGCGGGTTTCGCCCGGCACCGGAAAAACCACCTGCGCGTTTATTCGCCCCGGCAAAAACGAAGTGCTGTTTGGCTCCACCCACATGGACCCGGATGCCGTTGCCAAACAGAAAGCGGAAATCGAAATGCGCGAAAGCGGCAAACAGCGCCGTTACAGTTGGGATTACGATGAGCACATGGACATTTTTGTGTCCGATATGAAAGGCGGCAACATTCGCCAGCTCACCAAAGCCCGCGGTTACGATGCGGAAGCGTCGTATTCCCCGGACGGCAAAAAAATCGTGTTTTCGTCGATGCGCAGCGCATTCGAAAACAAAAAAATGAGCGCCGAAGACCAGAAACGGATGGAAATTGATCCGGCATATTTCGGCGAAATTTACATTATGGACGCAGACGGCTCCAACCAGAAACGTCTCACCAACACGCCCGGATACGACGGCGGGCCGTTTTTTAGCCCTGATGGCCAGCGGATTATCTGGCGTCGGTTTGATGACGAAGGCATGATTGCCGATGTGTACACCATGAAAATTGACGGCTCCGACCTGCAGAAACTCACCAGTTTCGAGTCGATGAGTTGGGCACCGTATTTCCACCCAACCGGCGAATACGTTATTTTTACCACCAACAAATTGGGATTCGCGAATTTCGAATTATACATCGTAGATGCCGCCGGTAAAAAGCAACCGGTTCGGGTGAGCTTCACCGACGGATTCGACGGATTGCCGGTATTCACACCGGACGGACAAAATCTGGTGTGGACTGCTGCCCGCACGGCGGATGGCAAATCGCAGTTGTTCATGGGCAAATGGAATCACGAAGCTGCGCTGGCTGCATTGAAAGCCGCGCCGGAACGCATGGAAAAAACCGCCGGAAACTTCAGCGGCGAAATGAAAAAATTTGCGCTCGATCATGTGAAACGCGTGGATGAATCGGGCATGGCGAAAGACACACCGGTAGATTTCGCGGTTTCGCCGACCAGCTTTTCCCCGGAAATTTCCGAAGCGGATTTAAAGGGATTGGTGGGCTACCTCGCCGCCGATCAACTGGAAGGGCGCATGACCGGCTCCTCCGGCAGCAAAAAAGCTGCGGAATTTTCCGCCGCCTATTTTAAAGGATTGGGATTGAAACCTGCCGGTGAAAACGGCACGTTTTTTCAGGAATTTCCGTTCACTTCCGGCGTTAAAGCGCTGCCCGCCGAAAACAGCCTGAAAGTAACCGCAGGTGCCAAATCCACAGATTTTGCGCTGGACAGCGATTTTCGTCCGCTCGGATTTACTGCCAACGATGCCGCAGAAGGCGATGTGGTTTTTGCAGGTTACGGTCTGCGCATTCCCGGCGAACCCGGCAAAGGCTACGATTCCTACGCCGGATTGGATGTGAAAGATAAAATTGTGCTGGTGCTCCGTTACACCCCGGAAGACGTGAGCATGGAACGCCGCCAGGAACTGAATCGCTACGCCGGATTGCGCTACAAAGCGCTGTTGGCGCGGGAAAACGGCGCCAAAGGTTTGCTGGTCGTTACCGGACCGAACTCGCCGAATGCCGGTGAACTGGTGCCGCTCAGCTTCGACCAGAGTTTGGGGAACTCCGGATTGCCGGTTGCATCGATCAATCTGGACGTAGCCAACGCGCTGTTTGCCGCTGCCGGAAAAGATTTGAAAACCGTGCAAACCGAACTCGATCGCGAGAATTTCCATTTCGAAGGCTCGTTTGCGATGAGCGGCGCAGCCGTATCGATGAAAACCGGTGTGGAGCGCCAGATTTCCAACGATAACAACGTATTTGCGATGCTGCCGCCTGCTGGCGATGCCAAAGCTGCGGAATACGTGTTGGTTGGCGCCCATTACGATCACCTCGGTTACGGTGACAACAACTCGCTGGCCAAAAATGAAGAACGCGGACAAATCCACAACGGCGCAGACGACAACGCATCCGGAACGGCGCTCGTTCTGGAAGTTGCGGCAGCGCTCGCCAAACAGCGGGCGGAAAATCCTGAAAATTTCAAACGCGGGATTATTTTCGCGCTGTGGAGCGGCGAGGAACTGGGCATCGTCGGATCGTCTTATTTTGCCGAAAACCCGACAGTGCCGATGGAAAATATTGTCGGTTACCTCAATTTTGATATGGTCGGTCGCCTGCGCGAAAACACGCTGTATCTGCAGGGCATCGGCTCTTCGGATGTGTGGAAAAAGCTGTTGGAACGCCGCAACGTGATGGCCGGTTTCAACCTCTCGCTCAGCGATGATCCCTATCAGCCAACCGATGTTACCGCAATTTATCCCAAAGGCGTTCCGGTGCTCGGATTTTTCACCGGCGCACACGCCGAATATCACCGTCCGGTGGATGACACCGAAACGCTGAATTACGACGGATTGAAACGGATCACCGGATTTGCCAAAAATATCGCATATGATATGGTGAAAGAAGAAGCGCGTCCGGCGTATGTAAAAGTAGAGCGCAAAGTGGAAGAACGCGGTGATCGCGCATCGCTGCGGGCGTATCTCGGCACGGTGCCGGATTATGTTGCGGATATCGAAGGCGTTAAACTTTCCGACGTAAAAGCGGGCGGTCCGGCGGATAAAGCCGGTGTTCGCGGTGGCGATATCATCGTTGGTCTGGCGGGTCAGAACATCACCAATATTTACGATTACACTTACGCGCTGGATGCCATCAAAGTGGGTCAGGCTACCGAAATCATCGTCATGCGCGGCAGCGAAAAACTGACGATGACCATTGTTCCCGAATCACGGCAATAG